Proteins from one Gilliamella sp. ESL0443 genomic window:
- a CDS encoding bifunctional tRNA (adenosine(37)-C2)-methyltransferase TrmG/ribosomal RNA large subunit methyltransferase RlmN produces the protein MLTPATQKSSGDCSDVTTNKNTTNPTNEKINLLNFTRQQLREFFISLGEKPFRADQVMKWIYHFGIDDFDLMTDINKKLREQLKKLAEIKAPKIALEQRSSDGTIKWALDVGNNQMIESVYIPERDRATLCVSSQVGCALECKFCSTAQQGFNRNLTVSEIIGQVWRASNAIGVTGKLADRPITNVVMMGMGEPLLNLSNVAPAMEIMLDDFGYGLSKRRVTLSTSGVVPALDKLAGMIDVALAISLHAPNDEIRSEIMPINQKYNMAMLRDSILRYLSTSNANHGKVTIEYVLLNQINDSVEHAHELAKFLKNVPSKINLIPWNPFPGAPYSRCSNTRIDRFMKTLMGYGFTVIVRKTRGDDIDAACGQLAGEVVDRTKRTLYKKQNLIQQ, from the coding sequence ATGTTAACACCAGCTACACAAAAATCGTCTGGCGATTGTTCAGATGTGACAACCAATAAAAACACCACAAATCCAACCAACGAAAAAATTAACTTGCTTAACTTCACTAGACAACAGTTAAGAGAGTTTTTTATTTCCTTAGGGGAAAAACCATTTAGAGCTGATCAAGTGATGAAATGGATCTATCATTTTGGGATAGATGATTTTGATCTGATGACCGACATTAACAAAAAGCTCCGTGAACAACTAAAAAAATTAGCTGAAATTAAAGCACCTAAAATTGCTCTTGAACAACGATCATCGGATGGTACCATTAAATGGGCGTTAGATGTGGGTAATAATCAGATGATTGAATCGGTTTATATCCCTGAACGTGATCGAGCAACTTTGTGCGTATCATCACAAGTGGGATGTGCGCTTGAATGTAAATTCTGTTCAACTGCTCAGCAAGGTTTTAATCGCAATTTAACCGTTTCTGAAATTATTGGCCAGGTTTGGCGAGCATCAAATGCGATTGGTGTCACAGGTAAATTAGCCGATCGGCCTATCACGAATGTTGTTATGATGGGTATGGGTGAACCTTTACTTAATTTATCTAATGTTGCACCAGCAATGGAAATCATGTTAGATGATTTTGGTTATGGTTTATCAAAAAGACGTGTCACACTTTCAACCTCTGGCGTAGTACCGGCATTAGATAAATTGGCAGGAATGATTGATGTTGCTTTAGCTATTTCACTTCATGCACCAAATGATGAAATCCGAAGTGAAATAATGCCAATTAACCAAAAATATAATATGGCAATGCTACGTGATTCAATTTTACGTTATCTATCAACATCAAATGCTAATCACGGTAAGGTGACAATTGAATATGTTTTACTCAATCAAATCAATGATAGTGTTGAACATGCGCATGAACTGGCAAAATTCTTAAAAAATGTGCCTAGTAAGATCAATTTAATTCCATGGAATCCATTCCCTGGAGCACCTTATTCTCGTTGTTCAAATACCCGAATTGATCGCTTTATGAAAACATTAATGGGGTATGGATTTACGGTTATTGTTCGTAAAACACGTGGTGATGATATTGATGCGGCTTGCGGGCAACTTGCTGGAGAAGTGGTTGATCGTACTAAACGCACACTATATAAGAAACAAAACCTTATTCAACAATAA